From Zerene cesonia ecotype Mississippi chromosome 13, Zerene_cesonia_1.1, whole genome shotgun sequence, the proteins below share one genomic window:
- the LOC119831198 gene encoding popeye domain-containing protein 3-like isoform X2, with product MSHRGLSETKTEYLEIGEYNFTWPRENGSLHDWGSINYTMPSGPWFWPWCPLWRVPQHPLFQLSNLLFVASYCAPSTKKGQLWMHTILIFGFMLYSVWAWHVICSPDAFSWNFGFVFLNLAQVVYLVYEMRPVKFDPELEEVYHTLFEPFKVSRLQFKRMVSPDFAHVMSLHAGEAYAMQNLTKTDRLGLLLSGKVNVMSGHQFLHPILPCEFLDSPEFESSRATIDEKFKVSIVAASSCRYVYWQRSSLEYLFVKEPYLASVVTTLIARDITTKLYAMNNKIVTERGSHLDIRLPSISHALARSPRKLRSASKPPPPTTVQPVPPEKRSNYWSRDVDNTIPTLTKRNGVAAAFPEGDEELIPLAAHEEPAASSDDLSVADSCPDTSSKYHSCEAVETDDELRH from the exons ATGTCTCACAGAGGATTATCGGAAACGAAGACTGAGTATTTAGAAATAGGTGAATACAACTTTACTTGGCCTAGAGAAAATGGCTCTCTACATGATTGGGGATCTATAAATTACACAATGCCTTCAG GTCCATGGTTTTGGCCGTGGTGTCCATTATGGCGAGTTCCCCAGCATCCATTATTCCAG CTCTCAAATTTGCTATTTGTAGCATCTTATTGCGCTCCAAGTACAAAAAAGGGACAATTGTGGatgcatacaattttaatatttg GTTTTATGCTGTATTCTGTCTGGGCTTGGCACGTTATATGTTCGCCGGATGCATTTTCATGGAACTTTGGTTTCGTTTTCTTAAATTTGGCTCAAGTCGTGTATTTAGTATATGAAATGAGACCGGTAAAGTTCGATCCTGAACTTGAAGAAGTCTACCACACACTATTTGAACCATTtaag GTATCTAGATTGCAATTTAAGCGCATGGTATCTCCAGATTTTGCTCACGTGATGTCGCTTCACGCTGGTGAAGCTTACGCGATGCAAAACCTCACCAAGACTGATAGACTTGGCTTATTGCTGTCTGGAAAG gtTAATGTAATGAGCGGCCACCAGTTTCTGCACCCAATATTGCCGTGTGAATTTTTGGACTCACCTGAATTCGAGTCTAGCAGAGCTACCattgatgaaaaatttaag GTATCGATAGTAGCAGCATCATCATGCCGCTACGTGTATTGGCAACGCAGTTCACTCGAATATTTGTTCGTTAAGGAGCCGTATCTAGCTAGCGTGGTGACCACATTGATCGCTCGCGATATAACCACAAAGCTATACGCCATGAACAATAAGATTGTTACCGAAAGGGGCTCCCATCTAGATATACGTTTGCCGAGTATATCGCACGCTTTAGCCCGAAGCCCGAGGAAATTGCGCTCGGCCAGCAAACCGCCGCCGCCTACTACCGTACAACCGGTGCCGCCGGAAAAGCGATCCA ACTACTGGTCTCGGGACGTAGACAACACCATTCCCACTCTAACTAAACGTAATGGGGTAGCAGCGGCGTTTCCAGAAGGTGATGAGGAATTGATTCCTTTAGCGGCACACGAGGAACCGGCGGCTTCGTCCGATGATCTCTCCGTGGCTGACAGTTGCCCTGATACTTCCTCCAAGTATCATAGCTGTGAAGCTGTTGAGACCGATGACGAACTAAGACATTAG
- the LOC119831081 gene encoding probable cation-transporting ATPase 13A3 isoform X2 encodes MPNMNNASVTNEYEVIGEAQWQILEGSADDQAIRIYGYKYSRLRSTIFHTICVSLCGLPYFALAYHPAYNRFKYIKCSLKTAEDICVIDSEGAFTIEKVETVDLNLSNHRDNKLRYFIYQHSRYIWLNDQGAFINVQALNEKLTINLLMENMSGINKRQQNELIKLYGPNSVEVEVKKYWTIFRNEVFNPFYLFQIFSIILWSLDEYYQYATCVFILSAVSCMMALYQTKQMSIKIHNMAGSTSSFTVTVLRPSRSGREECVVNASRLVPGDVLVLPADGCVMPCDAMLLTGSCIVNESMLTGESVPVMKGPPCPSSEVYSTENHKRHTLFAGTHVIQTRFYGNNQVLAKVVRTGFYTAKGELIKSILFPKQFDFQFYKDAVKFVIFMFCIAAVGMAYSIWLYVQRGSSLGTIILRTLDIITIVVPPALPAAMTAGIVYSQQRLKKNRIFCVSPPKIIICGKLQVMCFDKTGTLTEDGLDLYAVIPCNQDESFGRCVDDINALPVKSPLVQALAACHSLTSILGQLKGDPLDLKMFEFTQWILEEPGPENTRYDNLTPAIVKPPTARNEDLQNLDNYDPLTMEMPYEIGLLRRFHFSSSQQSMGVIARVLGQPSMVYYVKGAPEKIAGMCDPMSLPDNFSSTLNEYTSNGFRVIGLAYKKLDRKMKWMDAQRIKREMIEYGMTFLGFLVMQNSLKPETTHVIKELHEANMRQIMVTGDNIMTAMSVARGCFMVQPQQKVVLVTLGLPQTSEQRPPLIMEVVGEGGPPKLSLDDYVIAMEGKTWAVVRIHYPEFMPTVMSKGMIFGRFGPDQKTQLITALQGEGLIVGMCGDGANDCGALKAAHVGISLSEADASVAAPFTSQEQNIRCVKLLALEGRCALSTSFAIFKYMALYSLIQFFSILILYNFFSILGNNQFLYIDLVLTTLLALSLGRARAGPALTRASPPVSLVAPASLLPLLLQVALVLLVQVLATLLLFAQPWFKSVEGGPDVEQVKCWENTVIFIVTSFQYLIMACVYAKGWPFREPFCSNYYMVITLATQAVFVILLLFCPWKSLAEYMEIEEMKSAEIEQNYFRIYILIIPVIHLLLAVGVEATFSDPQLFSSIYRSFRNLTSDKKEEASADAECPLWPPHSPAHVC; translated from the exons ATGCCAAACATGAATAATGCCTCCGTCACCAATG AATATGAAGTTATCGGTGAAGCACAATGGCAGATATTGGAGGGCTCCGCTGATGATCAGGCAATAAGGATCTATGGCTACAAATATTCAAGGCTACGCTcaacaatatttcatacaatatgCGTATCGCTTTGCGGGCTCCCCTATTTCGCACTGGCTTACCACCCGGCGTACAATCGCTtcaagtatataaaatgtagcctTAAAACGGCAGAAGATATTTGTG TTATTGACAGCGAGGGCGCATTTACAATAGAAAAGGTGGAGACGGTCGATCTTAATCTGTCAAACCACAGGGATAACAAACTTCGGTATTTTATCTACCAACACAGCCGCTACATATGGCTGAACGATCAAGGAGCATTTATCAATGTACAGGCACTTAACGAAAAACTTACTATCAATCTACTGATGGAAAATATGTCCGGAATTAACAAAAGACAACAAAATGAACT TATAAAACTGTACGGGCCGAATTCGGTGGAAGTCGAAGTCAAGAAGTACTGGACGATATTCCGCAACGAAGTTTTCAACCCGTTTTACCTGTTCCAAATTTTCTCGATAATTCTATGGTCATTGGATGAGTACTATCAGTATGCAACCTGCGTTTTCATACTTTCCGCTGTGTCGTGCATGATGGCGCTCTACCAAACGAAACAG ATGAGCATCAAGATCCACAACATGGCGGGCTCAACGAGCTCGTTCACGGTGACCGTGCTGCGGCCGTCGCGCAGCGGGCGCGAGGAGTGCGTCGTGAACGCGAGCCGGCTCGTGCCCGGCGACGTGCTGGTGCTGCCCGCCGACGGGTGCGTCATGCCCTGCGACGCTATGCTGCTTACCGGCTCTTGTATTGTCAACGAGAGCATGCTGACTG gtGAAAGTGTTCCTGTAATGAAAGGGCCTCCATGCCCGTCGTCTGAAGTGTACTCCACGGAAAATCATAAGCGACATACACTCTTTGCTGGAACACATGTTATACAAACAAGATTTTATGGCAATAATcag GTTCTTGCTAAAGTGGTCCGTACAGGATTTTACACAGCAAAAGGCGAACTAATAAAGAGTATTCTGTTTCCAAAGCAGTTTGACTTCCAATTCTACAAGGATGctgtgaaatttgttatatttatgttctGCATTGCTGCCGTGGGAATGGCCTATTCGATCTGGCTTTATGTGCAGAGAGGC AGTTCACTAGGCACCATAATACTACGCACATTGGATATCATTACAATAGTGGTTCCGCCAGCGTTGCCCGCGGCCATGACGGCCGGCATAGTGTATAGTCAGCAACGCTTGaagaaaaatagaatattttgcGTGTCACCTCCGAAAATTATCATCTGTGGAAAGTTGCAAGTGATGTGCTTTGATaag ACTGGGACATTAACAGAGGATGGCTTAGATCTCTATGCGGTTATACCGTGTAACCAAGACGAAAGTTTTGGTCGGTGTGTGGATGATATCAATGCGCTACCGGTTAAGAGTCCTCTCGTACAAGCGCTGGCTGCGTGCCACTCGCTCACCAGTATTCTGGGGCAGTTGAAGGGGGACCCCTTGGATTTGAAGATGTTCGAGTTTACACAATGg aTCCTGGAAGAGCCAGGTCCAGAGAATACACGCTATGATAATCTAACTCCGGCTATTGTTAAACCGCCCACTGCTCGCAACGAAGATTTGCAGAACTTGGACAACTATGATCCTCTGACTATGGAGATGCCATATGAG ATTGGATTACTGCGTAGATTCCATTTTTCTTCGTCACAACAATCAATGGGGGTCATCGCAAGAGTTCTGGGTCAACCATCTATGGTTTATTACGTCAAGGGTGCCCCTGAGAAG ATTGCAGGAATGTGCGATCCGATGTCACTTCCAGACAACTTCAGTTCCACACTCAATGAATACACCTCAAATGGGTTCCGTGTTATCGGCCTCGCGTACAAGAAGTTGGATCGCAAGATGAAATGGATGGACGCACAAAGGATCAAGAGGGAGATGATCGAATATGGGATGACGTTTTTGGGCTTTCTAGTCATGCAAAATAGCCTGAAACCGGAGACCACGCATGTGATTAAGGAGTTACATGAAGCTAATATGAGGCAGATTATGGTTACTG GTGACAATATTATGACGGCAATGTCAGTAGCGCGGGGCTGTTTCATGGTTCAGCCACAACAGAAAGTGGTGTTGGTAACACTGGGATTGCCGCAGACCAGTGAGCAAAGACCACCACTCATCATGgag GTCGTCGGTGAAGGCGGACCACCAAAACTATCCTTGGACGATTACGTCATTGCTATGGAAGGAAAGACTTGGGCAGTAGTCAGAATACATTATCCCGAGTTCATGCCTACTGTGATGAGTAAAg gTATGATATTCGGGCGCTTCGGGCCCGATCAGAAGACGCAGCTTATAACAGCGCTGCAAGGCGAGGGGTTGATAGTGGGCATGTGCGGGGACGGCGCCAACGACTGCGGCGCGCTCAAAGCGGCGCACGTTGGCATCTCGCTGTCGGAGGCCGATGCGTCGG tgGCCGCACCATTCACATCTCAAGAACAGAACATTCGTTGCGTGAAATTATTAGCGCTGGAAGGCAGATGCGCTCTCAGCACTTCATTCGCCATCTTCAAATACATGGCTCTCTATTCACTTATACAATTCTTCTCTATTCTTATTCTCtataat TTCTTCTCGATCCTCGGCAACAACCAGTTCCTGTACATCGACCTGGTGCTGACGACGCTGCTGGCGCTGTCGCTggggcgcgcgcgcgccgggCCCGCGCTGACGCGCGCGTCGCCGCCCGTGTCGCTGGTGGCGCCCGCCAGCCTGCTGCCGCTGCTGCTGCAGGTGGCGCTCGTGCTGCTCGTGCAGGTGCTCGCCACGCTGCTGCTCTTCGCGCAGCCCTG GTTCAAATCTGTGGAGGGCGGTCCGGATGTGGAACAAGTGAAGTGTTGGGAGAATACTGTGATCTTCATAGTGACATCAttccaatatttaattatggcaTGCGTTTACGCCAAGGGGTGGCCGTTCAGAGAGCCGTTCTGCTCGAATT ATTACATGGTGATAACACTGGCAACACAAGCAGTGTTCGTTATCTTGCTGTTGTTCTGTCCTTGGAAGAGCCTTGCCGAATATATGGAGATCGAAGAGATGAAATCAGCTgaaattgaacaaaattactttagaatttacatattaatcatACCAGTTATACATTTGCTGCTGGCTGTGGGTGTTGAA gcaacgtTCTCGGACCCGCAGCTGTTCAGCAGCATCTACCGGTCGTTCCGCAACCTGACGAGCGACAAGAAGGAGGAGGCGTCGGCGGACGCGGAGTGCCCGCTGTGGCCGCCGCACTCGCCCGCGCACGTCTGCTGA
- the LOC119831198 gene encoding popeye domain-containing protein 3-like isoform X1 — protein MSHRGLSETKTEYLEIGEYNFTWPRENGSLHDWGSINYTMPSGPWFWPWCPLWRVPQHPLFQLSNLLFVASYCAPSTKKGQLWMHTILIFGFMLYSVWAWHVICSPDAFSWNFGFVFLNLAQVVYLVYEMRPVKFDPELEEVYHTLFEPFKVSRLQFKRMVSPDFAHVMSLHAGEAYAMQNLTKTDRLGLLLSGKVNVMSGHQFLHPILPCEFLDSPEFESSRATIDEKFKVSIVAASSCRYVYWQRSSLEYLFVKEPYLASVVTTLIARDITTKLYAMNNKIVTERGSHLDIRLPSISHALARSPRKLRSASKPPPPTTVQPVPPEKRSRKNLIPDYWSRDVDNTIPTLTKRNGVAAAFPEGDEELIPLAAHEEPAASSDDLSVADSCPDTSSKYHSCEAVETDDELRH, from the exons ATGTCTCACAGAGGATTATCGGAAACGAAGACTGAGTATTTAGAAATAGGTGAATACAACTTTACTTGGCCTAGAGAAAATGGCTCTCTACATGATTGGGGATCTATAAATTACACAATGCCTTCAG GTCCATGGTTTTGGCCGTGGTGTCCATTATGGCGAGTTCCCCAGCATCCATTATTCCAG CTCTCAAATTTGCTATTTGTAGCATCTTATTGCGCTCCAAGTACAAAAAAGGGACAATTGTGGatgcatacaattttaatatttg GTTTTATGCTGTATTCTGTCTGGGCTTGGCACGTTATATGTTCGCCGGATGCATTTTCATGGAACTTTGGTTTCGTTTTCTTAAATTTGGCTCAAGTCGTGTATTTAGTATATGAAATGAGACCGGTAAAGTTCGATCCTGAACTTGAAGAAGTCTACCACACACTATTTGAACCATTtaag GTATCTAGATTGCAATTTAAGCGCATGGTATCTCCAGATTTTGCTCACGTGATGTCGCTTCACGCTGGTGAAGCTTACGCGATGCAAAACCTCACCAAGACTGATAGACTTGGCTTATTGCTGTCTGGAAAG gtTAATGTAATGAGCGGCCACCAGTTTCTGCACCCAATATTGCCGTGTGAATTTTTGGACTCACCTGAATTCGAGTCTAGCAGAGCTACCattgatgaaaaatttaag GTATCGATAGTAGCAGCATCATCATGCCGCTACGTGTATTGGCAACGCAGTTCACTCGAATATTTGTTCGTTAAGGAGCCGTATCTAGCTAGCGTGGTGACCACATTGATCGCTCGCGATATAACCACAAAGCTATACGCCATGAACAATAAGATTGTTACCGAAAGGGGCTCCCATCTAGATATACGTTTGCCGAGTATATCGCACGCTTTAGCCCGAAGCCCGAGGAAATTGCGCTCGGCCAGCAAACCGCCGCCGCCTACTACCGTACAACCGGTGCCGCCGGAAAAGCGATCCA GAAAAAATCTAATTCCAGACTACTGGTCTCGGGACGTAGACAACACCATTCCCACTCTAACTAAACGTAATGGGGTAGCAGCGGCGTTTCCAGAAGGTGATGAGGAATTGATTCCTTTAGCGGCACACGAGGAACCGGCGGCTTCGTCCGATGATCTCTCCGTGGCTGACAGTTGCCCTGATACTTCCTCCAAGTATCATAGCTGTGAAGCTGTTGAGACCGATGACGAACTAAGACATTAG
- the LOC119831081 gene encoding probable cation-transporting ATPase 13A3 isoform X1 produces MPNMNNASVTNEEYEVIGEAQWQILEGSADDQAIRIYGYKYSRLRSTIFHTICVSLCGLPYFALAYHPAYNRFKYIKCSLKTAEDICVIDSEGAFTIEKVETVDLNLSNHRDNKLRYFIYQHSRYIWLNDQGAFINVQALNEKLTINLLMENMSGINKRQQNELIKLYGPNSVEVEVKKYWTIFRNEVFNPFYLFQIFSIILWSLDEYYQYATCVFILSAVSCMMALYQTKQMSIKIHNMAGSTSSFTVTVLRPSRSGREECVVNASRLVPGDVLVLPADGCVMPCDAMLLTGSCIVNESMLTGESVPVMKGPPCPSSEVYSTENHKRHTLFAGTHVIQTRFYGNNQVLAKVVRTGFYTAKGELIKSILFPKQFDFQFYKDAVKFVIFMFCIAAVGMAYSIWLYVQRGSSLGTIILRTLDIITIVVPPALPAAMTAGIVYSQQRLKKNRIFCVSPPKIIICGKLQVMCFDKTGTLTEDGLDLYAVIPCNQDESFGRCVDDINALPVKSPLVQALAACHSLTSILGQLKGDPLDLKMFEFTQWILEEPGPENTRYDNLTPAIVKPPTARNEDLQNLDNYDPLTMEMPYEIGLLRRFHFSSSQQSMGVIARVLGQPSMVYYVKGAPEKIAGMCDPMSLPDNFSSTLNEYTSNGFRVIGLAYKKLDRKMKWMDAQRIKREMIEYGMTFLGFLVMQNSLKPETTHVIKELHEANMRQIMVTGDNIMTAMSVARGCFMVQPQQKVVLVTLGLPQTSEQRPPLIMEVVGEGGPPKLSLDDYVIAMEGKTWAVVRIHYPEFMPTVMSKGMIFGRFGPDQKTQLITALQGEGLIVGMCGDGANDCGALKAAHVGISLSEADASVAAPFTSQEQNIRCVKLLALEGRCALSTSFAIFKYMALYSLIQFFSILILYNFFSILGNNQFLYIDLVLTTLLALSLGRARAGPALTRASPPVSLVAPASLLPLLLQVALVLLVQVLATLLLFAQPWFKSVEGGPDVEQVKCWENTVIFIVTSFQYLIMACVYAKGWPFREPFCSNYYMVITLATQAVFVILLLFCPWKSLAEYMEIEEMKSAEIEQNYFRIYILIIPVIHLLLAVGVEATFSDPQLFSSIYRSFRNLTSDKKEEASADAECPLWPPHSPAHVC; encoded by the exons ATGCCAAACATGAATAATGCCTCCGTCACCAATG AAGAATATGAAGTTATCGGTGAAGCACAATGGCAGATATTGGAGGGCTCCGCTGATGATCAGGCAATAAGGATCTATGGCTACAAATATTCAAGGCTACGCTcaacaatatttcatacaatatgCGTATCGCTTTGCGGGCTCCCCTATTTCGCACTGGCTTACCACCCGGCGTACAATCGCTtcaagtatataaaatgtagcctTAAAACGGCAGAAGATATTTGTG TTATTGACAGCGAGGGCGCATTTACAATAGAAAAGGTGGAGACGGTCGATCTTAATCTGTCAAACCACAGGGATAACAAACTTCGGTATTTTATCTACCAACACAGCCGCTACATATGGCTGAACGATCAAGGAGCATTTATCAATGTACAGGCACTTAACGAAAAACTTACTATCAATCTACTGATGGAAAATATGTCCGGAATTAACAAAAGACAACAAAATGAACT TATAAAACTGTACGGGCCGAATTCGGTGGAAGTCGAAGTCAAGAAGTACTGGACGATATTCCGCAACGAAGTTTTCAACCCGTTTTACCTGTTCCAAATTTTCTCGATAATTCTATGGTCATTGGATGAGTACTATCAGTATGCAACCTGCGTTTTCATACTTTCCGCTGTGTCGTGCATGATGGCGCTCTACCAAACGAAACAG ATGAGCATCAAGATCCACAACATGGCGGGCTCAACGAGCTCGTTCACGGTGACCGTGCTGCGGCCGTCGCGCAGCGGGCGCGAGGAGTGCGTCGTGAACGCGAGCCGGCTCGTGCCCGGCGACGTGCTGGTGCTGCCCGCCGACGGGTGCGTCATGCCCTGCGACGCTATGCTGCTTACCGGCTCTTGTATTGTCAACGAGAGCATGCTGACTG gtGAAAGTGTTCCTGTAATGAAAGGGCCTCCATGCCCGTCGTCTGAAGTGTACTCCACGGAAAATCATAAGCGACATACACTCTTTGCTGGAACACATGTTATACAAACAAGATTTTATGGCAATAATcag GTTCTTGCTAAAGTGGTCCGTACAGGATTTTACACAGCAAAAGGCGAACTAATAAAGAGTATTCTGTTTCCAAAGCAGTTTGACTTCCAATTCTACAAGGATGctgtgaaatttgttatatttatgttctGCATTGCTGCCGTGGGAATGGCCTATTCGATCTGGCTTTATGTGCAGAGAGGC AGTTCACTAGGCACCATAATACTACGCACATTGGATATCATTACAATAGTGGTTCCGCCAGCGTTGCCCGCGGCCATGACGGCCGGCATAGTGTATAGTCAGCAACGCTTGaagaaaaatagaatattttgcGTGTCACCTCCGAAAATTATCATCTGTGGAAAGTTGCAAGTGATGTGCTTTGATaag ACTGGGACATTAACAGAGGATGGCTTAGATCTCTATGCGGTTATACCGTGTAACCAAGACGAAAGTTTTGGTCGGTGTGTGGATGATATCAATGCGCTACCGGTTAAGAGTCCTCTCGTACAAGCGCTGGCTGCGTGCCACTCGCTCACCAGTATTCTGGGGCAGTTGAAGGGGGACCCCTTGGATTTGAAGATGTTCGAGTTTACACAATGg aTCCTGGAAGAGCCAGGTCCAGAGAATACACGCTATGATAATCTAACTCCGGCTATTGTTAAACCGCCCACTGCTCGCAACGAAGATTTGCAGAACTTGGACAACTATGATCCTCTGACTATGGAGATGCCATATGAG ATTGGATTACTGCGTAGATTCCATTTTTCTTCGTCACAACAATCAATGGGGGTCATCGCAAGAGTTCTGGGTCAACCATCTATGGTTTATTACGTCAAGGGTGCCCCTGAGAAG ATTGCAGGAATGTGCGATCCGATGTCACTTCCAGACAACTTCAGTTCCACACTCAATGAATACACCTCAAATGGGTTCCGTGTTATCGGCCTCGCGTACAAGAAGTTGGATCGCAAGATGAAATGGATGGACGCACAAAGGATCAAGAGGGAGATGATCGAATATGGGATGACGTTTTTGGGCTTTCTAGTCATGCAAAATAGCCTGAAACCGGAGACCACGCATGTGATTAAGGAGTTACATGAAGCTAATATGAGGCAGATTATGGTTACTG GTGACAATATTATGACGGCAATGTCAGTAGCGCGGGGCTGTTTCATGGTTCAGCCACAACAGAAAGTGGTGTTGGTAACACTGGGATTGCCGCAGACCAGTGAGCAAAGACCACCACTCATCATGgag GTCGTCGGTGAAGGCGGACCACCAAAACTATCCTTGGACGATTACGTCATTGCTATGGAAGGAAAGACTTGGGCAGTAGTCAGAATACATTATCCCGAGTTCATGCCTACTGTGATGAGTAAAg gTATGATATTCGGGCGCTTCGGGCCCGATCAGAAGACGCAGCTTATAACAGCGCTGCAAGGCGAGGGGTTGATAGTGGGCATGTGCGGGGACGGCGCCAACGACTGCGGCGCGCTCAAAGCGGCGCACGTTGGCATCTCGCTGTCGGAGGCCGATGCGTCGG tgGCCGCACCATTCACATCTCAAGAACAGAACATTCGTTGCGTGAAATTATTAGCGCTGGAAGGCAGATGCGCTCTCAGCACTTCATTCGCCATCTTCAAATACATGGCTCTCTATTCACTTATACAATTCTTCTCTATTCTTATTCTCtataat TTCTTCTCGATCCTCGGCAACAACCAGTTCCTGTACATCGACCTGGTGCTGACGACGCTGCTGGCGCTGTCGCTggggcgcgcgcgcgccgggCCCGCGCTGACGCGCGCGTCGCCGCCCGTGTCGCTGGTGGCGCCCGCCAGCCTGCTGCCGCTGCTGCTGCAGGTGGCGCTCGTGCTGCTCGTGCAGGTGCTCGCCACGCTGCTGCTCTTCGCGCAGCCCTG GTTCAAATCTGTGGAGGGCGGTCCGGATGTGGAACAAGTGAAGTGTTGGGAGAATACTGTGATCTTCATAGTGACATCAttccaatatttaattatggcaTGCGTTTACGCCAAGGGGTGGCCGTTCAGAGAGCCGTTCTGCTCGAATT ATTACATGGTGATAACACTGGCAACACAAGCAGTGTTCGTTATCTTGCTGTTGTTCTGTCCTTGGAAGAGCCTTGCCGAATATATGGAGATCGAAGAGATGAAATCAGCTgaaattgaacaaaattactttagaatttacatattaatcatACCAGTTATACATTTGCTGCTGGCTGTGGGTGTTGAA gcaacgtTCTCGGACCCGCAGCTGTTCAGCAGCATCTACCGGTCGTTCCGCAACCTGACGAGCGACAAGAAGGAGGAGGCGTCGGCGGACGCGGAGTGCCCGCTGTGGCCGCCGCACTCGCCCGCGCACGTCTGCTGA